A section of the Hemitrygon akajei chromosome 8, sHemAka1.3, whole genome shotgun sequence genome encodes:
- the LOC140731429 gene encoding uncharacterized protein yields the protein MSKSIEEIMETVDSSRCVGIEISNKSSSYVLTEAASYNYSGRIYSPPPPTIDRGQKGVCVFIKTPHTACGAVGVLSYNFGNTQICLLVSNPYDYNKYSIEYALYVPDKPTPTDNNLYNKMYNELTESASFTKIALGKGNPSLNITKKGIYVSATMSNEKKAILKIDIRDA from the exons ATGTCCAAGTCAATTGAAGAAATAATGGAAACCGTCGACTCCTCCCGATGTGTGGGGATTGAAATCTCCAACAAAAGCTCGTCCTATGTTTTAACTGAAGCTGC GAGCTACAATTACAGTGGACGAATATAcagtccacctccccccaccattgACCGGGGACAGAAAGGAGTGTGTGTCTTTATCAAGACTCCACACACAGCCTGTGGTGCTGTTGGGGTGCTGAGCTACAATTTTGGCAACACCCAGATCTGCCTGCTGGTTTCCAACCCTTATGACTACAATAAGTATAGCATCGAGTATGCTTTGTATGTCCCCGACAAACCTACTCCAACTGACAACAATTTATATAACAAGATGTACAACGAACTAACAGAATCGGCTTCCTTCACCAAGATAGCGCTGGGAAAGGGTAACCCATCTCTGAACATCACAAAAAAGGGTATATATGTTTCAGCCACAATGTCTAATGAGAAGAAAGCAATTCTCAAAATAGATATCAGAGATGCTTAA